Proteins from a single region of Streptomyces spectabilis:
- a CDS encoding BTAD domain-containing putative transcriptional regulator, with translation MARRNTRSSNGSSGTPVTPRNRTPQPLPTRQRSAGDFVKAFFAFVALAALLVGVPAALAYFVGWPLPGGTPSLDWLQQEITVGTFVNVLTVVVWLAWAQFTACVLVEVKAALSGVGMPGRVPGAGPSQVLARQLVAAMLLIGATAASFAPGLSQFGQSPEGNQKPAAAAAQRTPGLFAQEHQGAAAAANALADQAERAADRAGTGKDGDTKFYRIQPPEGRHHDSLWEIAERHLGDGRRYKEIYQLNKDREQPDGSRLSEASLIRPGWIMEMPADAHGGELVEMPDEAPKVSKEVREQISDYAKTGEAGGTGETGATGDERKGGGAQQGGDRKGGGSVDRDTTQITIPEQRPGDERGQERDGGRGTGDPTAPTAPSAPSARDRAAAAESDGFSFGLPEALVGAPLLAAGLLGALGRRRRHALWQSAMGAVGGRRGMEPPTPTGTAADAQDALLVGADPEGVRLLDRALRGLAAALTTESRPLPTVYAAWLSNGDLHLQLAQPAGRPPAPWRLGQDQTFWMLSRADAEAYEDVDAAAPYPGLVCLGTMDDSRLLLNLEAVPGIVSLSGAAADRAAVFASVAAELATNGWSDRMTITLVGFGRDLTPLAPNRLRHLEEVEALIEAMEAETRQRRGALGAAGHDSVLTGRTGPAQHTRWAPHLVLLADRPAADEAVKLAELAADAGRLGIGYLVGTDSGELPGAAWEMEITGDGRLLAPLLGLELAAQRLPDALQRAVVELFTAADPDGGDGDDDSTGGAAAPPFLVDVSEQGRPAVYARLVGSYEIIGLETPDGERSPLMHEALALLLLHREGVHPRVLASALWPRGVTEDVRDALVDRVGQWLGSDPDGAPRLRADASGRLTLAPSVVSDLDVLRSLYHEATQGRGAGNRAVRGRMLTDALVLVRGPLLADRPQGRYGWLTHEIVDAQLPLLVADIGLALSEFHLERGRAEQAIEALTSARASAPADERLWNELLRATHATDDQDRLRALAADLVAHSGSRGLPPRTEALLDELLPAWRDGLTAVG, from the coding sequence ATGGCGCGACGCAACACCCGCTCCTCGAACGGCTCGTCGGGCACTCCGGTGACGCCGCGGAACAGGACGCCGCAGCCGCTGCCGACGCGACAGCGTTCGGCCGGGGACTTCGTCAAGGCGTTCTTCGCCTTCGTCGCCCTCGCCGCGCTGCTCGTCGGCGTGCCCGCTGCGCTCGCGTACTTCGTGGGCTGGCCGCTGCCGGGCGGGACGCCGTCCCTCGACTGGCTCCAGCAGGAGATCACGGTCGGCACGTTCGTCAATGTGCTGACGGTGGTCGTGTGGCTGGCCTGGGCCCAGTTCACCGCCTGCGTGCTCGTCGAGGTGAAGGCCGCCCTGTCCGGGGTCGGGATGCCGGGGCGGGTGCCGGGCGCGGGGCCGAGCCAGGTGCTCGCGCGGCAACTGGTCGCCGCGATGCTGCTCATCGGCGCCACGGCGGCCAGTTTCGCGCCGGGGCTCTCCCAGTTCGGGCAGTCCCCCGAGGGGAACCAGAAGCCCGCGGCGGCGGCCGCCCAGCGGACGCCGGGCCTCTTCGCGCAGGAGCACCAGGGCGCGGCGGCCGCGGCGAACGCGCTCGCGGACCAGGCGGAGCGGGCCGCCGACCGCGCGGGCACCGGCAAGGACGGCGACACGAAGTTCTACCGCATCCAGCCCCCCGAGGGCCGCCACCACGACTCCCTGTGGGAGATAGCGGAGCGGCACCTGGGCGACGGCCGCAGGTACAAGGAGATCTACCAGCTCAACAAGGACCGCGAGCAGCCCGACGGCTCCCGCCTCTCCGAGGCCAGCCTGATCCGGCCCGGCTGGATCATGGAGATGCCCGCCGATGCCCACGGCGGCGAGCTCGTCGAGATGCCCGACGAGGCGCCCAAGGTGTCGAAGGAGGTCCGCGAGCAGATCTCCGACTACGCGAAGACGGGGGAGGCCGGGGGGACCGGGGAGACCGGAGCGACCGGGGACGAGCGCAAGGGCGGCGGCGCCCAGCAGGGCGGCGACCGCAAGGGCGGCGGATCCGTCGACCGGGACACGACTCAGATCACGATCCCCGAGCAGCGCCCCGGCGACGAGCGGGGCCAGGAGCGGGACGGCGGCCGGGGCACCGGCGACCCCACCGCGCCCACCGCGCCCTCCGCGCCCTCCGCGCGCGACAGGGCCGCGGCGGCCGAGTCCGACGGCTTCTCCTTCGGGCTCCCCGAGGCGCTCGTCGGGGCGCCGCTGCTCGCGGCCGGGCTGCTCGGCGCCCTCGGCAGGCGCCGCCGCCACGCGCTGTGGCAGTCGGCGATGGGCGCCGTCGGCGGGCGCCGCGGCATGGAGCCGCCCACACCGACGGGCACCGCGGCCGACGCGCAGGACGCGCTGCTCGTGGGCGCGGACCCCGAGGGCGTCCGGCTCCTGGACCGCGCCCTGCGCGGCCTCGCCGCCGCGCTCACCACCGAGTCCCGCCCGCTGCCGACGGTGTACGCGGCCTGGCTGAGCAACGGCGATCTGCACCTCCAGCTCGCCCAGCCCGCCGGACGGCCGCCCGCCCCCTGGCGGTTGGGCCAGGACCAGACGTTCTGGATGCTCTCGCGCGCCGACGCCGAGGCGTACGAGGACGTGGACGCGGCGGCGCCCTACCCCGGCCTGGTCTGCCTCGGCACCATGGACGACTCGCGCCTGCTGCTCAACCTCGAAGCGGTGCCGGGCATCGTCTCGCTGAGCGGTGCCGCCGCCGACCGGGCCGCCGTGTTCGCGTCCGTCGCCGCCGAGCTGGCCACCAACGGCTGGTCGGACCGCATGACGATCACGCTCGTCGGCTTCGGCCGCGACCTCACCCCGCTCGCGCCGAACCGACTGCGGCACCTGGAGGAAGTCGAGGCGCTCATCGAGGCCATGGAGGCCGAGACGCGCCAGCGGCGCGGCGCGCTCGGCGCCGCCGGGCACGACTCGGTCCTCACCGGCCGCACAGGGCCCGCCCAGCACACCCGCTGGGCGCCGCACCTGGTGCTGCTCGCGGACCGGCCCGCCGCGGACGAAGCCGTCAAGCTCGCCGAGCTCGCCGCGGACGCGGGCCGCCTCGGCATCGGCTATCTCGTCGGCACGGACTCCGGTGAACTGCCCGGCGCCGCCTGGGAGATGGAGATCACCGGCGACGGCAGGCTGCTGGCCCCGCTGCTCGGCCTGGAGCTCGCGGCGCAGCGGCTCCCGGACGCGCTCCAGCGGGCGGTGGTCGAGCTGTTCACCGCGGCGGACCCCGACGGCGGCGACGGGGACGACGACTCCACCGGCGGCGCGGCCGCACCCCCCTTCCTCGTCGACGTCAGCGAGCAGGGCCGCCCCGCGGTGTACGCGCGCCTGGTCGGGTCGTACGAGATCATCGGCCTGGAGACGCCCGACGGCGAGCGCAGCCCGCTGATGCACGAGGCGCTCGCGCTGCTGTTGCTCCACCGCGAAGGAGTGCACCCGCGCGTGCTCGCCTCCGCGCTGTGGCCGCGCGGTGTGACCGAGGACGTGCGGGACGCGCTCGTCGACCGGGTCGGGCAGTGGCTCGGCAGCGACCCGGACGGCGCGCCCCGGCTGCGCGCCGACGCGTCGGGCCGGCTCACGCTCGCCCCGTCCGTGGTCTCCGACCTGGACGTGCTGCGCTCGCTGTACCACGAGGCGACCCAGGGGCGCGGCGCAGGAAACCGCGCGGTGCGCGGCCGCATGCTCACGGACGCCCTCGTCCTCGTCCGCGGCCCGCTGCTCGCCGACCGCCCCCAGGGACGCTACGGCTGGCTGACGCACGAGATCGTCGACGCGCAGCTGCCGCTGCTGGTGGCGGACATCGGGCTCGCGCTCAGCGAGTTCCACCTGGAGAGGGGCCGTGCCGAGCAGGCCATCGAGGCGCTGACCTCCGCCCGCGCCTCGGCGCCCGCCGACGAACGGCTGTGGAACGAACTGCTGCGGGCCACGCACGCCACCGACGACCAGGACCGGCTCCGGGCCCTGGCCGCCGACCTGGTCGCCCACAGCGGATCGCGTGGCCTTCCGCCGCGCACGGAGGCGCTGCTCGACGAGTTGCTCCCGGCGTGGCGCGACGGACTCACGGCGGTGGGGTGA
- a CDS encoding prepilin peptidase: protein MARRTHGGGVTVELVLALGGALWGALAGLALPRAVYRFSAPAGEPWHDRCPSGAHEVRGWLGRGHCPDGERYGPWGPALAAVAAAVCALLGLATGPRPELVVWLLCVPPALVLACVDRAVMRLPDVLTLPLAAAALALLGVAAALPEHGGDWAKAALGALVLSGGCFVLFLINPNGMAFGDVKLALALGAVLGWYGWGMLLLGTFAGFVCAALYGGWLVVVRGAGRRTAIAFGPFLLAGGLTGVLLGAYAT, encoded by the coding sequence GTGGCGCGACGGACTCACGGCGGTGGGGTGACCGTGGAGCTGGTGCTCGCGCTCGGCGGCGCGCTGTGGGGAGCCCTGGCCGGGCTCGCGCTGCCGCGCGCCGTCTACCGCTTCTCGGCCCCGGCCGGTGAGCCCTGGCACGACCGCTGCCCGAGCGGCGCGCACGAGGTGCGGGGCTGGCTGGGCCGCGGCCACTGCCCGGACGGGGAGCGGTACGGACCCTGGGGCCCCGCCCTCGCCGCCGTCGCGGCGGCGGTCTGCGCGCTGCTCGGCCTGGCGACGGGCCCGCGCCCGGAGCTCGTGGTGTGGCTGCTGTGCGTGCCGCCCGCCCTCGTCCTGGCCTGCGTCGACCGCGCCGTGATGCGCCTGCCGGACGTGCTGACCCTGCCGCTCGCGGCGGCGGCGCTCGCGCTCCTCGGCGTGGCGGCGGCACTGCCCGAGCACGGCGGCGACTGGGCGAAGGCGGCCCTCGGCGCGCTCGTGCTCAGCGGCGGCTGCTTCGTGCTGTTCCTGATCAACCCGAACGGCATGGCGTTCGGCGACGTCAAGCTCGCGCTCGCGCTCGGCGCGGTCCTGGGCTGGTACGGCTGGGGCATGCTGCTGCTCGGCACGTTCGCCGGGTTCGTGTGCGCCGCGCTGTACGGCGGCTGGCTGGTCGTGGTCCGCGGGGCGGGCCGCAGGACGGCCATAGCCTTCGGCCCGTTCCTGCTGGCTGGCGGCCTCACCGGCGTCCTGCTCGGCGCGTACGCGACCTGA
- the mqnC gene encoding cyclic dehypoxanthinyl futalosine synthase has product MTEKADLTSSDVTAVLDRAAAGGRISAEEALALYRDAPLHALGSAADAVRRRRYAGTEHIATYIIERNINYTNVCVTACKFCAFYAAPKDTKKGWTRDLDDILRRCAETVELGGTQIMFQGGHHPDFGVEYYEKHFAAIKKEFPQLVIHSLGASEVEHMARISKVSVEEAIQRINAAGLDSFAGAGAELLPERPRKAIAPLKESGERWLEIMETAHGLGVESTSTMLMGTGETNAERIEHLRMIRDVQDRTGGFRAFIPYTYQPENNHLKGRTQASVFEYLRMIAIARVFLDNVAHIQGSWLTTGKEAGQMTLHYGADDLGSVMLEENVVSSAGAKHRSNLREMIDMIRTADRVPAQRATTYEHLVVHDDPADDPVDERVASHISSTAIEGGTAHPELKLLTAN; this is encoded by the coding sequence GTGACCGAGAAGGCCGACCTCACGTCCTCTGATGTCACAGCCGTCCTCGACCGTGCCGCGGCAGGCGGACGGATCAGCGCCGAAGAGGCACTCGCCCTGTACCGGGACGCCCCGCTGCACGCGCTCGGCTCGGCCGCCGACGCCGTGCGCCGCCGCCGGTACGCGGGCACCGAGCACATCGCGACGTACATCATCGAGCGGAACATCAACTACACGAACGTCTGTGTGACGGCGTGCAAGTTCTGCGCCTTCTACGCCGCCCCGAAGGACACCAAGAAGGGCTGGACCCGGGACCTCGACGACATCCTGCGCCGCTGCGCGGAGACCGTGGAGCTGGGCGGCACGCAGATCATGTTCCAGGGCGGCCACCACCCGGACTTCGGCGTGGAGTACTACGAGAAGCACTTCGCGGCCATCAAGAAGGAGTTCCCGCAGCTCGTCATCCACAGCCTGGGGGCGAGCGAGGTCGAGCACATGGCCCGCATCTCCAAGGTGTCCGTCGAGGAGGCCATCCAGCGGATCAACGCCGCCGGGCTCGACTCCTTCGCGGGCGCGGGCGCCGAGCTGCTCCCGGAGCGGCCGCGCAAGGCCATCGCCCCGCTGAAGGAGTCCGGCGAGCGCTGGCTCGAGATCATGGAGACCGCGCACGGGCTGGGCGTGGAGTCCACCTCCACGATGCTCATGGGCACGGGCGAGACGAACGCCGAGCGCATCGAGCACCTGCGGATGATCCGCGACGTGCAGGACCGGACGGGCGGCTTCCGCGCCTTCATCCCGTACACGTACCAGCCGGAGAACAACCACCTCAAGGGGCGCACCCAGGCCTCGGTCTTCGAGTATCTGCGCATGATCGCGATCGCGCGGGTCTTCCTCGACAACGTGGCGCACATCCAGGGCTCCTGGCTGACCACCGGCAAGGAGGCGGGCCAGATGACGCTGCACTACGGCGCTGACGACCTCGGCTCGGTGATGCTGGAGGAGAACGTGGTCTCCTCGGCGGGCGCCAAGCACCGCTCGAACCTGCGCGAGATGATCGACATGATCCGCACCGCCGACCGCGTCCCCGCCCAGCGCGCCACGACGTACGAGCACCTGGTCGTGCACGACGACCCGGCGGACGACCCGGTCGACGAGCGCGTGGCCTCGCACATCTCCTCCACCGCCATCGAGGGCGGCACGGCCCACCCGGAGCTGAAGCTCCTGACCGCCAACTAG
- a CDS encoding imidazolonepropionase-like domain-containing protein produces MLTLHHVRAVRSAPAGADAVVVDGARIAAVGPYEELFAAYGERARVRRWDGFLTPGRHEPDAVALLESAYWPDPREADELGTDPLTGADLDRLGMTDTRWGHSARRGLQRLLAAGTTSLAGPFTHPSVRTAVTRSGIRVTTAAPTPLVPAAPADFAIFTEDGTCVATAIEGRLLFRRR; encoded by the coding sequence TTGCTGACACTGCACCACGTGCGCGCGGTCCGGTCCGCCCCCGCGGGGGCGGACGCCGTCGTCGTCGACGGCGCCCGGATCGCGGCCGTCGGCCCGTACGAGGAGCTGTTCGCGGCGTACGGCGAGCGCGCCCGGGTCCGGCGCTGGGACGGCTTCCTGACCCCCGGCCGCCACGAGCCCGACGCCGTGGCCCTCCTGGAGTCCGCCTACTGGCCCGACCCGCGTGAGGCCGACGAACTCGGCACGGACCCGCTGACCGGCGCGGACCTGGACCGGCTCGGCATGACGGACACCCGCTGGGGCCACAGCGCCCGCCGCGGCCTGCAGCGCCTCCTCGCCGCCGGCACCACGTCCCTCGCGGGCCCCTTCACCCACCCTTCGGTCCGCACGGCCGTCACCCGTTCGGGCATCAGGGTCACCACCGCCGCCCCGACCCCCTTGGTCCCCGCGGCCCCCGCGGACTTCGCGATCTTCACCGAGGACGGAACCTGCGTGGCGACGGCCATCGAGGGCCGCCTCCTCTTCCGCCGCCGCTAG
- a CDS encoding demethylmenaquinone methyltransferase: MTRASLDKQPHEVASMFDDVAERYDLTNDVISLGQARLWRKEVARAVDARPAQKILDLAAGTATSSQPFAQAGAYVVPCDFSLGMLRVGKQRHPWMPFTAGDATKLPFKDDTFDAVTISFGLRNVQDTDAALRELFRVTRPGGRVVICEFSEPTWGPFRKVYIEYLMRALPPVARTVCSNPDAYVYLAESIRSWPNQPQLAARLSDAGWSKVAYRNLTGGVVALHRGFKKD, from the coding sequence GTGACCCGCGCATCCCTGGACAAGCAGCCGCACGAAGTCGCCTCGATGTTCGACGACGTCGCGGAACGGTACGACCTCACGAACGACGTGATCTCGCTCGGCCAGGCCCGGCTGTGGCGCAAGGAGGTCGCCAGGGCCGTCGACGCGCGGCCCGCGCAGAAGATCCTCGACCTCGCCGCGGGGACGGCCACGTCCTCGCAGCCCTTCGCGCAGGCGGGCGCGTACGTCGTGCCGTGCGACTTCTCGCTCGGCATGCTGCGCGTCGGCAAGCAGCGCCACCCGTGGATGCCGTTCACCGCGGGGGACGCCACGAAGCTGCCGTTCAAGGACGACACCTTCGACGCCGTCACGATCTCCTTCGGCCTGCGCAACGTCCAGGACACCGACGCCGCGCTGCGCGAGCTGTTCCGTGTGACCCGCCCCGGCGGGCGCGTGGTGATCTGCGAGTTCTCCGAGCCGACGTGGGGCCCGTTCCGCAAGGTCTACATCGAGTACCTGATGCGCGCGCTGCCGCCGGTCGCCCGCACGGTGTGCTCGAACCCGGACGCGTACGTCTATCTCGCCGAGTCCATCCGCTCCTGGCCGAACCAGCCACAGCTGGCGGCGCGCCTGTCCGACGCGGGCTGGTCCAAGGTGGCGTACCGCAATCTGACGGGCGGCGTGGTGGCGCTCCACCGGGGGTTCAAGAAGGACTGA
- a CDS encoding PASTA domain-containing protein: protein MPRTPGDAGPLEVRVPRFVGLMGMDARERAHERGVRLVAGDRSELHDVILEYVVRQYPLPDVEVPRGAVVTVWFDLGSGEGEGGAGVREPLLPGPSGGGLQRELAEPGQPEVGVGG, encoded by the coding sequence GTGCCGAGGACGCCGGGGGACGCCGGTCCGCTGGAAGTGCGCGTGCCGCGCTTCGTGGGCCTGATGGGGATGGACGCGCGCGAGAGGGCCCACGAGCGCGGCGTGCGCCTGGTGGCGGGCGACCGCTCCGAACTCCACGACGTGATCCTGGAGTACGTCGTACGCCAGTACCCGCTGCCGGACGTCGAGGTTCCGCGCGGCGCCGTCGTGACCGTGTGGTTCGACCTCGGCTCCGGCGAGGGCGAGGGCGGCGCGGGCGTGCGCGAGCCGCTGCTGCCCGGGCCTTCGGGCGGCGGCCTCCAGCGGGAGCTGGCCGAGCCGGGGCAGCCGGAGGTCGGCGTCGGGGGCTGA
- a CDS encoding GNAT family N-acetyltransferase, whose translation MSDVSELDDAPHRTPAAPAVGLRVPTHEDAFVWHRLFDDPEVMKYVGAGLPSELSVYEELTARQRRHDAELGYCLWTLLSPDGEPVGLAGAQPWPREWGPTGEIEIGWRLARRAWGRGYASVAARATLDRLRAAGVPSAVAVIDVRNERSQAVAARLGMERAETHTVPGQDRRAYCYRMGL comes from the coding sequence GTGAGCGACGTGAGCGAGCTGGACGACGCGCCCCACCGGACCCCCGCCGCGCCTGCCGTCGGCCTGCGCGTGCCGACCCACGAGGACGCCTTCGTCTGGCACCGGCTCTTCGACGACCCGGAGGTCATGAAGTACGTGGGCGCGGGCCTGCCCAGCGAGCTCTCCGTGTACGAGGAGCTGACCGCGCGGCAGCGCCGCCACGACGCGGAACTGGGCTACTGCCTGTGGACGTTGCTGAGCCCGGACGGCGAGCCCGTCGGCCTGGCCGGCGCCCAGCCGTGGCCGCGGGAGTGGGGGCCCACGGGGGAGATCGAGATCGGCTGGCGGCTCGCCCGCCGGGCGTGGGGGCGCGGCTACGCGTCCGTCGCGGCCCGCGCGACCCTGGACCGGCTGCGGGCGGCGGGCGTGCCGTCGGCGGTCGCCGTGATCGACGTGCGCAACGAACGGTCCCAGGCGGTGGCCGCGCGCCTCGGCATGGAGCGCGCCGAGACGCACACCGTGCCCGGCCAGGACCGGCGCGCGTACTGCTACCGCATGGGGTTGTAG